One window from the genome of Nicotiana tomentosiformis chromosome 5, ASM39032v3, whole genome shotgun sequence encodes:
- the LOC104096182 gene encoding uncharacterized protein: MVNDEGRHYTICLLEKKCSCGRFQVDELPCPHAWAVLKSKFLMPEDYYSDYYKSKSVVMTYEVPMYPLPDQSEWNIPAHILEEVVLPPKWKRPPRRPKKKHDKPLSELFQKKNQHLCSICGQGGHNKHNCRNAPRRN; encoded by the coding sequence ATGGTGAATGATGAAGGAAGGCATTACACCATTTGCCTCCTAGAGAAAAAATGCAGTTGTGGGCGGTTCCAAGTTGATGAATTACCATGCCCACATGCTTGGGCTGTCTTGAAAAGCAAGTTTCTAATGCCTGAAGATTATTACTCGGACTATTACAAATCAAAGTCTGTTGTAATGACATACGAGGTGCCCATGTATCCACTGCCCGACCAAAGTGAATGGAATATACCAGCACATATATTAGAGGAAGTTGTCTTACCACCCAAATGGAAAAGACCTCCTAGAAGGCCAAAGAAGAAGCACGATAAGCCGTTAAGTGAATTATTTCAGAAGAAAAATCAGCATTTGTGTAGTATATGTGGGCAGGGAGGACATAATAAGCATAATTGTAGAAATGCTCCACGTAGGAATTAG